The Achromobacter deleyi genome has a window encoding:
- a CDS encoding HlyD family secretion protein, with product MNSSRPAAPAPRPAAPPPPPPPPPAADPSKKGARLVVLVIVLSLVWYLLADRYTPYTQQARVEAFVVPVASEVSGRVNKVHVRNNQDVQAGAVLFDVDPEHYRIAVDRARADLDAMRRQIGASTAGIDSAQASLRAAQANEVRARQDSTRLERLYREDRGTISLRRLEIARANLAQAVSQVAAARAEVQRAREQEGGSEDDNAKLRSAAAALEKAELDLANTQVRARTAGLVTDLRTDTGQFASAGKPVMTLIAIHDVWINAEMTENNLGHVEPGTPVSIVLDALPGRVFEGRVRSVGYGVSVGPGTPPGGLPSVQNSRDWLRPAQRFPVAIDINPGELPSLRGVRVGGQAEVMAFPSPGSPLNPLGRLYLRVMSWLSYAY from the coding sequence ATGAATAGTTCCAGGCCAGCGGCCCCCGCGCCCCGGCCGGCCGCGCCGCCACCGCCACCGCCACCGCCGCCCGCCGCGGACCCCTCGAAAAAAGGGGCCAGATTAGTGGTCCTGGTGATCGTCCTGAGCCTCGTCTGGTATCTGCTGGCCGACCGCTATACCCCCTATACCCAACAGGCGCGGGTGGAGGCCTTCGTGGTGCCGGTGGCCTCCGAGGTCTCGGGCCGCGTCAACAAGGTGCACGTGCGCAACAACCAGGACGTGCAGGCAGGCGCCGTGCTGTTCGACGTCGACCCGGAACACTACCGGATCGCCGTGGACCGCGCCCGCGCCGACCTGGATGCGATGCGCCGCCAGATCGGCGCCAGCACGGCTGGCATCGATTCGGCGCAGGCGTCGTTGCGCGCCGCCCAGGCCAACGAGGTCAGGGCCCGCCAGGACAGCACCCGGCTTGAACGGCTGTACCGGGAAGACCGGGGCACGATCTCGCTACGCCGGCTGGAGATCGCGCGGGCGAACCTGGCGCAGGCGGTCAGCCAGGTCGCGGCGGCGCGCGCCGAGGTGCAGCGGGCGCGCGAACAGGAAGGCGGCAGCGAGGACGACAACGCCAAGCTGCGCAGCGCCGCCGCCGCGCTGGAAAAGGCCGAGCTGGATCTGGCCAACACGCAGGTGCGCGCGCGCACGGCCGGGCTGGTCACCGACCTGCGGACCGATACGGGCCAGTTCGCCAGCGCGGGCAAGCCGGTGATGACGCTGATCGCCATCCACGACGTCTGGATCAACGCCGAAATGACGGAGAACAACCTGGGCCATGTCGAGCCCGGCACGCCGGTGTCCATCGTCCTGGATGCGCTGCCCGGGCGTGTTTTCGAAGGCCGCGTGCGCAGCGTGGGCTACGGCGTCAGCGTGGGACCCGGAACCCCCCCGGGCGGCCTGCCTAGCGTGCAGAACAGCCGCGACTGGCTGCGCCCCGCCCAGCGCTTTCCGGTCGCCATAGATATCAACCCGGGGGAGCTGCCTTCCTTGCGCGGCGTGCGCGTGGGCGGCCAGGCGGAGGTCATGGCGTTCCCCAGTCCGGGCTCGCCCCTCAACCCGCTGGGCCGCCTGTACCTGCGTGTCATGAGCTGGCTTTCCTATGCCTACTGA
- a CDS encoding peptidase M4, producing the protein MPAPLPGGPQQDAVSGDGRYRIGDALLRQHAIPYQRSKDDPLHRRLRIFAADPSLPKLHGAIATVEVEYEPLSPGPVGALFEVDCSDPAQCETYRSANLDAPAVLLADGYSPSMSDPRFHQQMVYAVCSITYHSFRLALGRNLTWGFGCADAPTKLRLRPHYGEERNAYYSREPARGELRFGYFRADETPMDNRSLPGGYVFTCLSHDIVVHEATHALLDGLREHFMEPTNADVMGFHEGFADLVAIFQRFRHTEVVTQALRQFRGEPEKADLLINLATQFGHATGRKGPLRMAIERNASEPLQYDSSLDAHALGSILISAVFEAYAQVFRRRTERLFRLATRGTGVLPPGELPYDLLVLLADAASKLARQFLNICIRAIDYCPPAGLTFGDYLRALITADYDLVPDDPWDYRGALIDAFRRRCIYPNSAASLSEDALHWRPPRIDLPAVPGLSFSALRLSNNTEDTVNNAELLRQAHALGKFVTQPDRLQEFGLVPPDDPRLDGGQVGLPCVQSIRTAKRVGPQGQLEFDVVAEITQSRRVAPQGGEPGFEFHGGATVILGPDGNIRYSILKSVVSPGAAENLRTWLASPSACSLWSVKGDQYLRHENPFRPLHDQG; encoded by the coding sequence ATGCCTGCCCCCCTTCCTGGCGGCCCGCAGCAAGACGCGGTATCCGGCGATGGCCGTTATCGAATCGGCGACGCCTTGTTGCGCCAGCATGCCATTCCCTATCAGCGGAGCAAGGACGACCCTCTCCATCGGCGGCTGCGGATCTTTGCAGCCGATCCTTCTCTCCCGAAGCTGCACGGAGCCATTGCCACCGTCGAGGTGGAGTATGAGCCCTTGTCGCCCGGCCCGGTCGGAGCGCTGTTCGAGGTCGATTGCAGCGACCCCGCTCAATGCGAGACCTACAGGTCGGCCAATCTTGACGCTCCCGCGGTTCTGCTGGCCGACGGATACTCGCCCTCCATGTCGGATCCACGCTTTCATCAGCAGATGGTCTACGCGGTATGCAGCATCACCTATCACAGCTTCCGGCTGGCGCTGGGCCGCAACCTGACCTGGGGCTTCGGCTGCGCGGATGCCCCGACGAAGCTTCGGTTAAGGCCCCACTACGGTGAAGAACGCAACGCGTACTACAGCAGAGAGCCTGCGCGCGGAGAATTGCGATTCGGCTATTTCCGGGCCGATGAAACGCCGATGGACAACCGGTCGCTACCCGGCGGGTATGTGTTCACGTGTCTTTCGCACGACATCGTCGTGCACGAAGCCACACATGCCTTGCTGGACGGTCTGCGCGAACATTTCATGGAACCCACCAACGCCGATGTGATGGGATTCCATGAGGGATTTGCCGACCTGGTGGCCATCTTCCAGCGGTTTCGCCATACGGAGGTCGTCACGCAAGCACTGCGCCAATTCCGCGGGGAGCCGGAAAAGGCCGATCTGCTGATCAATCTGGCAACACAGTTTGGTCATGCCACGGGCCGCAAGGGACCGCTACGAATGGCGATTGAGCGCAATGCCTCGGAGCCGCTCCAGTACGACAGCTCCCTGGATGCACACGCGCTGGGTTCCATACTGATCAGCGCAGTGTTCGAGGCTTATGCGCAAGTGTTCCGACGGCGGACCGAGAGGCTCTTCCGGCTGGCCACCCGAGGCACCGGCGTGCTGCCGCCAGGCGAACTGCCCTACGATCTCCTGGTTCTGCTGGCCGACGCCGCCAGCAAACTCGCACGCCAGTTTCTGAACATCTGTATCAGGGCAATCGACTACTGCCCGCCTGCCGGCCTTACCTTTGGCGACTACTTACGCGCCTTGATCACGGCGGACTATGATCTGGTTCCCGACGATCCGTGGGACTATCGCGGTGCGCTGATCGACGCCTTCCGCCGGCGTTGCATCTACCCGAATTCGGCGGCAAGCCTGTCCGAGGATGCGCTGCACTGGCGGCCTCCGCGCATCGACTTGCCGGCGGTGCCCGGATTGAGTTTTTCGGCGCTGCGTTTATCCAACAACACGGAAGATACCGTCAACAATGCCGAACTGCTGCGCCAGGCCCATGCCTTGGGTAAATTCGTCACACAGCCAGACCGCCTGCAGGAATTTGGCCTAGTTCCACCGGACGACCCGCGTCTGGACGGCGGCCAGGTGGGCCTGCCCTGTGTGCAGTCGATCCGGACCGCCAAACGCGTCGGGCCACAAGGTCAGCTGGAATTCGACGTGGTGGCCGAAATTACCCAGTCGCGTCGGGTGGCGCCGCAGGGAGGCGAGCCCGGATTCGAGTTTCATGGCGGCGCCACGGTCATCCTCGGGCCGGACGGGAACATTCGCTATTCCATCCTGAAAAGCGTGGTCAGCCCCGGGGCCGCGGAAAACCTGCGAACATGGCTCGCCAGCCCTTCCGCATGCAGCCTGTGGAGCGTAAAGGGCGACCAATACTTGCGCCATGAAAATCCGTTCCGGCCACTGCATGACCAAGGCTAG
- a CDS encoding efflux transporter outer membrane subunit: MWPMTCSKRLLLTGFLCLGGCTQVGPDFEPQREAWPAQWDTPSLRQASESRAQPDSRQWWRIFDDPVLDALIAQADAHNPGVRIAGLQIMEARAQLGIARSGGYPQSQVIGADALYQTRSSRSAEGNPRPSSFWQYSAGFNIGWELDFWGRFSRAIESADAAYFAAEANREDVLVLLHAQMAESYYALRTAEARLRIARDNAAIQKRSYEITERLFNSGETDELDLQQARTQYLGTLSTIPEFESQIMRTRNALAVLIGRPPGPMPELPDLTTKEAVIPLIDRAVLQDVPANLLLRRPDIRAAELRIAAQSAQVGVAEADLYPSLTLLGSIVWTATSLAGTSGGAALLAGPTLNWNVFDHGRLTNAVRVQDARLQQLIVVYQDAVRQAAREADDAATGLIKSLERDGILHDSALAAKRSLTLANALYREGYSDFQRVLDAQRALATQQDTYLVNRGNAVRDLISLYKALGGGWYSDQPVLDPATLDQMRQRTNWGDLLSDSGRPSTVSTIPRQKGRTDE, from the coding sequence ATGTGGCCGATGACTTGTTCGAAACGGCTGCTGCTGACCGGCTTCCTATGCCTCGGCGGTTGCACGCAGGTGGGGCCGGATTTCGAGCCCCAACGCGAAGCATGGCCCGCGCAATGGGACACCCCGTCGCTGCGTCAGGCCAGCGAATCGCGCGCACAGCCAGACTCCCGCCAATGGTGGCGCATCTTCGATGACCCGGTGCTTGACGCCCTGATCGCCCAAGCCGACGCGCACAATCCCGGCGTGCGGATCGCCGGCCTGCAAATCATGGAAGCGCGCGCCCAGCTCGGCATCGCCAGGAGCGGCGGCTATCCCCAGTCCCAGGTCATCGGCGCCGATGCGCTGTATCAGACCCGGTCGTCGCGGTCGGCGGAGGGCAATCCGCGGCCAAGCAGCTTCTGGCAATACAGCGCCGGTTTCAATATCGGCTGGGAGCTGGACTTCTGGGGCCGTTTCAGCCGCGCCATCGAATCCGCGGACGCGGCCTACTTCGCGGCCGAAGCCAACCGGGAAGACGTGCTGGTGCTGCTGCACGCCCAGATGGCCGAAAGCTACTACGCGCTGCGCACCGCCGAGGCCCGGCTGCGCATCGCGCGCGACAATGCCGCCATCCAGAAGCGCAGCTACGAGATCACCGAGCGCCTGTTCAACAGCGGCGAAACCGACGAGCTGGACCTGCAGCAGGCGCGCACGCAATACCTCGGCACCCTGAGCACCATCCCCGAGTTCGAAAGCCAGATCATGCGCACCCGCAACGCGCTGGCCGTCCTGATCGGCAGGCCGCCCGGCCCCATGCCGGAACTGCCGGACCTGACGACCAAAGAGGCGGTCATCCCGCTGATCGACCGCGCCGTGCTGCAGGACGTCCCCGCCAACCTGCTGCTGCGCCGGCCCGACATCCGCGCCGCGGAACTGCGGATCGCCGCGCAGTCGGCGCAGGTCGGGGTGGCCGAAGCGGATCTCTATCCTTCGCTGACCCTGCTGGGCAGCATCGTCTGGACCGCGACGTCGCTGGCGGGCACATCGGGCGGCGCGGCGCTGCTCGCCGGCCCCACGCTGAACTGGAACGTATTCGACCACGGCCGCCTGACCAATGCGGTGCGGGTGCAGGACGCCCGCCTGCAGCAGCTCATCGTCGTCTATCAGGACGCGGTGCGCCAGGCGGCGCGCGAGGCCGACGATGCCGCCACCGGCCTGATCAAGTCCCTGGAGCGCGACGGCATCCTGCATGACTCTGCGCTTGCGGCCAAGCGGTCGCTGACGCTCGCCAACGCGCTGTACCGCGAGGGCTATTCCGACTTCCAGCGCGTGCTCGACGCCCAGCGCGCGCTGGCCACCCAGCAAGACACCTATCTGGTGAACCGGGGCAACGCGGTCCGCGACCTGATCTCCCTGTACAAAGCGCTGGGCGGCGGCTGGTACAGCGACCAGCCGGTGCTAGACCCGGCAACCCTGGACCAGATGCGGCAACGCACCAATTGGGGCGATCTGCTATCCGACTCCGGCCGGCCCTCCACGGTCTCCACGATTCCCAGGCAAAAGGGACGAACCGATGAATAG